In Streptomyces sp. SN-593, a single genomic region encodes these proteins:
- a CDS encoding FAD-dependent monooxygenase, which translates to MTPRGPVTSKQIVPLRGVVFSPMSYGGLHLLGDAAHLISPMSAEGMSLALHDADTFARAVVRQVEEGDSGLLDGYSATCLAHTWQRQASAVWMTEAMHDAGDASYEGEFRKQVALRNLETLLEPLTAPLPSA; encoded by the coding sequence GTGACCCCCCGGGGGCCGGTCACGAGCAAGCAGATCGTGCCGCTGCGCGGGGTGGTGTTCAGCCCCATGAGCTACGGCGGCCTCCACCTCCTCGGGGACGCCGCGCACCTCATCTCGCCGATGAGCGCGGAGGGGATGAGCCTCGCCCTCCACGACGCCGACACCTTCGCCCGCGCGGTCGTCCGTCAGGTCGAGGAGGGCGACTCCGGCCTGCTCGACGGCTACTCCGCGACCTGCCTGGCGCACACCTGGCAGCGGCAGGCGTCCGCGGTGTGGATGACCGAGGCGATGCACGACGCCGGCGACGCGTCCTACGAAGGGGAGTTCCGCAAGCAGGTCGCGCTGCGGAACCTGGAGACCCTGCTGGAGCCGCTCACCGCTCCCCTGCCGTCCGCCTGA
- a CDS encoding amidohydrolase family protein, with protein sequence MADHRVIAVEEHFTTRAFLERAHGLDFAPGDRTEVELTRAVESLEPTRSRLLDLDARLAAMDAAGQDMALLSLNPPGVQPYAPADAAGLARDFNDELAQIVRDRPSRFGGLATVAPQAPEEAAAEIERAMGPLGLHGIMINSHTRGHYLDEPQFAPLLAAAEAHHAPVYLHPRVPSMLDQYSPYGMSGAIWGYAAEASLHAMRLILSGTLDRHPGLSIILGHLGEGIPYYLKRIDNRHAFAARTQGAATTMPRLELAPSDCFRRNFTITTSGIDDPDALDLALRAVGDTNIMFAIDTPYEDTAQSVAFLRTAPLTDTQRANISHNNAERVFGLT encoded by the coding sequence ATGGCTGACCACCGTGTCATCGCCGTAGAAGAACACTTCACCACCCGCGCGTTCCTCGAACGGGCCCACGGCCTGGACTTCGCTCCCGGCGACCGCACCGAGGTCGAGCTCACCCGCGCCGTCGAAAGCCTTGAGCCCACCCGCTCTCGGCTCCTCGACCTCGACGCGCGCCTGGCCGCCATGGACGCGGCCGGACAGGACATGGCGCTGCTGAGCCTGAACCCGCCCGGTGTTCAGCCGTACGCACCGGCCGACGCGGCCGGCCTGGCCCGCGACTTCAACGACGAACTCGCCCAGATCGTCAGGGACCGGCCCAGCCGTTTCGGCGGGCTGGCCACCGTCGCGCCGCAGGCCCCCGAAGAAGCCGCGGCGGAGATCGAGCGGGCCATGGGCCCGCTCGGCCTGCACGGCATCATGATCAATTCGCACACCCGCGGCCACTACCTGGACGAGCCGCAGTTCGCCCCGCTGCTCGCCGCGGCCGAGGCCCACCACGCCCCGGTCTACCTGCACCCCCGGGTTCCGAGCATGCTCGACCAGTACTCCCCCTACGGCATGTCCGGCGCCATCTGGGGCTATGCGGCCGAAGCCTCACTGCATGCCATGCGGCTCATCCTCAGCGGCACCCTCGACCGCCACCCCGGCCTGAGCATCATCCTGGGCCACCTCGGCGAAGGCATCCCCTACTACCTCAAGCGCATCGACAACCGCCACGCCTTCGCCGCACGCACCCAGGGCGCCGCAACGACCATGCCCCGCCTGGAACTGGCCCCCAGCGACTGTTTCCGCCGCAACTTCACCATCACCACCAGCGGAATCGACGACCCCGACGCCCTCGATCTCGCCCTGCGCGCCGTCGGCGACACCAACATCATGTTCGCGATCGACACCCCGTACGAAGACACCGCGCAATCGGTCGCCTTCCTCAGAACGGCTCCCCTCACCGACACCCAACGAGCCAACATCAGCCACAACAACGCCGAGCGCGTCTTCGGCCTGACATAA
- a CDS encoding DUF4139 domain-containing protein, which produces MGNGEGVPTGAVDGAPQVAGSELTAVVVHAEGAVCTRRASVVLPALLPAPGAESGGVVDGGAVDDGAEGGRGPGEGGGGGGARDTGTLRVRIGGLPPTLSPGSLRGTVLSGPPGLRVADVRVDVTATLRRGEEIPGLRLDLEDAEDRLARLRDRRDRLAAEIAEVAGFRAEPPQQRRGDPPRWAPVESILALAGFVDARLAVLHGRLRSTEDALEQAEHDADVLGRRLEETSGAEPTDRVEPSVQAVVTLVREAPQDDAAAPGASSAAAPSAASERSERSETSERSTAPEPPADREVPGGEDADAAPAAAPPGNARVEARLELEYHVPGATWTPVYQLRLDSGSGAGTLVLRAGVAQRTGEDWTGVRLGLSTADLLRRADLPELRSLRIGRSQQEPSAPGWREPPPGLDELFTGYDTATAALAVPASGGAVVGGAVPWRPAASRAGGAPGSASFGPFDEDRVLAEPAGFGYGAPPDAAGSFPGPAPLPPPSAAPVAPLPAAAQPRLRNAPRRAAAPGSAPGTPPAPPVPTAELLDYAGLVLAGPEAPEGRGTLRAVGGEADAVVTEYRRRAAAVAHLARPAHAVDVRRSAGSFDYRFDTAAPVDVEADGRWHTVPVSEVPVRTEFEYVCVPARDTAVFGTVLVTNTSAQPLLAGPADVMVGGDFVRTAALPTLAPGQRQAVGLGVAESVQVARRAHMRESTAGLRGGTTVLDHTVEVEVANRLPYPALVEVRERIPTSTDKDVRIEEHRAEPGWTDPGAPLEGQEDAYVPGARVWRVTLEPGRTATLTGGYEIRLPVGKSVVGGNRRN; this is translated from the coding sequence ATGGGGAACGGCGAGGGCGTGCCGACCGGCGCGGTGGACGGTGCGCCGCAGGTGGCGGGTTCGGAGCTGACCGCGGTCGTGGTCCACGCCGAGGGTGCGGTGTGCACGCGCCGCGCCTCGGTCGTCCTGCCCGCTCTGCTCCCCGCACCCGGCGCGGAAAGCGGCGGCGTGGTGGACGGCGGCGCCGTGGACGACGGCGCGGAAGGTGGCCGTGGACCCGGTGAGGGCGGAGGAGGCGGGGGAGCCCGGGACACCGGTACCCTCCGCGTCCGGATCGGCGGCCTGCCGCCGACGCTCAGCCCCGGTTCGCTCCGCGGCACCGTGCTCTCCGGCCCGCCCGGCCTGCGGGTGGCGGACGTGCGCGTGGACGTCACCGCCACCCTGCGGCGCGGTGAGGAGATTCCCGGCCTGCGGCTGGACCTGGAGGACGCCGAGGACCGCCTCGCGCGGCTGCGGGACCGCCGCGACCGGCTGGCGGCCGAGATCGCGGAGGTCGCCGGCTTCCGGGCCGAGCCGCCCCAGCAGCGGCGCGGCGACCCGCCCCGCTGGGCCCCGGTGGAGTCCATCCTCGCGCTGGCCGGGTTCGTGGACGCGCGGCTCGCCGTGCTGCACGGCCGACTGCGGTCCACCGAGGACGCGTTGGAGCAGGCGGAACACGACGCCGACGTGCTCGGGCGCCGGCTGGAGGAGACCTCCGGCGCAGAGCCCACCGACCGCGTGGAGCCGTCGGTGCAGGCGGTGGTGACGCTGGTGCGCGAGGCTCCGCAGGATGATGCCGCGGCCCCCGGGGCGTCGTCGGCAGCCGCCCCGTCCGCCGCGTCCGAGAGATCCGAGAGATCCGAGACGTCCGAGAGATCCACGGCGCCCGAGCCACCCGCGGACCGCGAAGTGCCCGGTGGCGAGGACGCCGACGCGGCGCCCGCCGCCGCACCGCCCGGGAACGCCCGCGTGGAAGCCCGCTTGGAGCTGGAGTACCACGTCCCCGGCGCCACCTGGACCCCCGTCTACCAGTTGCGCCTCGACAGCGGCAGCGGCGCCGGCACCCTGGTGCTGCGCGCCGGAGTCGCCCAGCGCACCGGCGAGGACTGGACCGGTGTACGCCTCGGCCTGTCCACCGCCGACCTGCTGCGCCGCGCCGACCTGCCCGAACTGCGCAGCCTGCGCATCGGCCGCAGCCAGCAGGAGCCGTCCGCCCCCGGCTGGCGCGAACCCCCGCCCGGACTCGACGAGTTGTTCACGGGGTACGACACCGCCACCGCGGCCCTGGCCGTGCCCGCGTCCGGCGGTGCGGTGGTCGGCGGCGCCGTGCCGTGGCGCCCGGCCGCCTCCCGAGCCGGCGGCGCCCCCGGGTCGGCGTCCTTCGGCCCGTTCGACGAGGACCGCGTCCTCGCGGAGCCGGCCGGCTTCGGCTACGGCGCCCCGCCCGACGCCGCCGGCTCCTTCCCCGGGCCCGCCCCGCTGCCCCCGCCCAGCGCCGCGCCCGTCGCCCCGCTGCCCGCGGCCGCGCAGCCCCGGCTCCGCAACGCCCCGCGCCGGGCCGCCGCCCCCGGCTCCGCCCCGGGGACGCCGCCGGCCCCGCCCGTCCCCACGGCCGAACTCCTCGACTACGCCGGCCTGGTGCTCGCCGGACCCGAGGCGCCCGAGGGTCGGGGCACGCTCCGCGCCGTCGGCGGGGAGGCCGACGCGGTCGTGACGGAGTACCGCCGCCGCGCCGCCGCCGTGGCCCACCTCGCCCGCCCCGCCCACGCGGTGGACGTCCGCCGCTCGGCCGGCTCGTTCGACTACCGCTTCGACACCGCGGCGCCTGTGGACGTGGAGGCGGACGGCCGCTGGCACACCGTGCCGGTGAGCGAGGTACCGGTCCGCACCGAGTTCGAGTACGTCTGCGTGCCGGCGCGGGACACCGCGGTGTTCGGCACGGTCCTGGTCACGAACACCTCCGCGCAGCCGCTGCTCGCCGGCCCCGCCGACGTCATGGTCGGCGGGGACTTCGTGCGCACCGCCGCGCTGCCCACCCTGGCCCCCGGCCAGCGGCAGGCCGTCGGCCTCGGGGTGGCCGAGAGCGTCCAGGTCGCACGCCGCGCGCACATGCGCGAGTCGACCGCCGGGCTGCGCGGCGGCACCACGGTGCTCGACCACACCGTGGAGGTGGAGGTCGCCAACCGGCTGCCGTACCCGGCGCTCGTGGAGGTGCGCGAGCGCATCCCCACCTCGACCGACAAGGACGTACGGATCGAGGAGCACCGGGCGGAACCGGGCTGGACCGACCCCGGCGCGCCGCTGGAAGGCCAGGAGGACGCGTACGTTCCCGGCGCCCGGGTGTGGCGCGTCACGCTGGAGCCGGGGCGGACCGCGACCCTCACCGGGGGGTACGAGATCCGGCTGCCGGTGGGCAAGTCGGTCGTCGGCGGAAACCGGAGGAACTGA
- a CDS encoding DUF4139 domain-containing protein, with protein sequence MTAAPDPSTSLPSPAPAAQDIPNPRSAQGSSASAPRQDLLHLPITAVTCLEDRAQVERAGGVTLAAGAQRLRIGPVTPLAVDRSLRAEVSARPGEGEDPPSDGAARVVDARVVRAYTPAPPGEPGRDASQLRRDVHELERELYDARQVKQRQENALAVVDQARTDLHRDIVQGAGAGSADPERWADRLDRVDQEAETRIGELHRLRRRLHDIDEELREARAALAATEHEPHVLTAHVELVVEAAAAGPADVRVAHLVPCALWRPAYRATLGADQDTVRLETDAFVWQATGEDWHGVALSLSTARPTLAANPPALTEDVLTLRERSAEERRTVEVNLREEEIRTVGPDTADGGATGGGAAGAARVPGLDDGGAVRTLAAPHPVDVPSDGRPHRVHLSSFTAGCRAERTCAPELSPLPVTAARFANAAGHVLLAGPVDLVRGSGFVGRGELAFTGLGAQVRLAFGGEDTFRVVRQVEESRETAGLTAINQRTVITRRVRLFVSRLDAPDGAAAQELVIRERVPVSEVSAVEVRVRTDASSPAPDEVDDEGIVRYTLSLGPGERRELTLVHELTASSSVTGL encoded by the coding sequence ATGACTGCCGCCCCGGACCCCTCGACCTCCCTGCCGAGCCCCGCCCCCGCCGCCCAGGACATCCCGAACCCGCGTTCCGCCCAGGGGAGTTCGGCGTCCGCCCCCCGGCAGGACCTGCTCCACCTGCCGATCACCGCGGTGACCTGCCTGGAGGACCGCGCCCAGGTCGAGCGCGCCGGCGGCGTCACCCTCGCCGCCGGCGCCCAGCGGCTGCGGATCGGGCCGGTCACGCCGCTGGCCGTCGACCGCTCGCTGCGCGCGGAGGTCTCGGCCCGCCCGGGCGAGGGCGAGGACCCGCCCTCGGACGGCGCCGCCCGCGTCGTGGACGCCCGCGTGGTGCGCGCCTACACCCCCGCCCCGCCCGGCGAACCCGGCCGGGACGCCTCGCAGTTGCGCCGCGACGTGCACGAGCTGGAACGCGAGCTGTACGACGCCCGCCAGGTCAAGCAGCGGCAGGAGAACGCGCTCGCGGTGGTCGACCAGGCCAGGACCGACCTGCACCGCGACATCGTGCAGGGCGCGGGCGCGGGCTCCGCCGACCCGGAGCGCTGGGCCGACCGGCTGGACCGCGTCGACCAGGAGGCCGAGACCCGGATCGGCGAACTGCACCGGCTGCGCCGGCGGTTGCACGACATCGACGAGGAACTGCGGGAGGCCCGAGCGGCGTTGGCGGCCACCGAACACGAACCCCACGTGCTGACCGCGCACGTGGAGCTCGTGGTGGAGGCGGCCGCCGCCGGTCCGGCGGACGTGCGGGTCGCGCACCTGGTGCCGTGCGCGCTGTGGCGGCCCGCCTACCGGGCCACGCTCGGCGCGGACCAGGACACGGTGCGGCTGGAGACCGACGCGTTCGTGTGGCAGGCGACCGGCGAGGACTGGCACGGCGTCGCGCTGTCGCTGTCCACCGCGCGGCCCACCCTGGCCGCGAACCCGCCCGCGCTCACCGAGGACGTCCTCACCCTGCGCGAGCGGTCGGCCGAGGAGCGCCGCACCGTGGAGGTGAACCTCCGCGAGGAGGAGATCCGCACGGTCGGCCCCGACACGGCCGACGGCGGGGCGACCGGCGGCGGGGCGGCGGGCGCCGCCCGGGTGCCGGGGCTCGACGACGGCGGCGCGGTGCGCACGCTGGCCGCCCCGCACCCGGTCGACGTCCCCTCCGACGGGCGCCCGCACCGCGTGCACCTCTCCTCCTTCACCGCCGGCTGCCGCGCCGAGCGCACCTGTGCCCCCGAGCTGTCGCCGCTGCCGGTGACGGCCGCGCGCTTCGCCAACGCCGCCGGCCACGTCCTGCTGGCCGGCCCGGTGGACCTGGTGCGGGGCAGCGGCTTCGTCGGACGGGGCGAGCTGGCCTTCACCGGCCTCGGCGCGCAGGTGCGGCTCGCCTTCGGCGGCGAGGACACCTTCCGGGTGGTCCGCCAGGTCGAGGAGAGCCGCGAGACGGCGGGGCTGACCGCCATCAACCAGCGCACCGTGATCACCCGTCGGGTCCGGCTCTTCGTCTCCCGCCTCGACGCGCCGGACGGCGCCGCCGCGCAGGAACTGGTGATCCGCGAACGGGTCCCGGTCTCGGAGGTCTCGGCGGTCGAGGTGCGCGTGCGGACCGACGCCTCCTCCCCGGCGCCCGACGAGGTCGACGACGAGGGGATCGTCCGCTACACCCTCAGCCTCGGGCCGGGCGAACGCCGCGAGCTCACCCTCGTCCACGAGCTCACCGCGTCCAGCTCCGTGACGGGCCTGTGA
- the argF gene encoding ornithine carbamoyltransferase gives MAVDLKGRHFLKELDFTPEEFRHLVALAAELKAAKKSGAEQQRLRGRNIALVFEKTSTRTRSAFEVAAADQGASTTYLDPSGSQIGHKESIRDTARVLGRMFDGIQYRGHGQSAVEELAAYAGVPVWNGLTDEWHPTQMLADVLTMTEHNPKPLAEISYAYLGDARYNMGNSLLVTGALLGMDVRIAAPEAMWPHADVIARAREVAGSTGARITLTEDVEEGVRGVDHVHTDVWVSMGEPKEVWDERIRLLAPYAVTADVMRATGNPEATFLHCLPAFHDLGTAVGREIHARHGLDHLEVSDEVFESERSVVFDQAENRMHTIKAVLVATLG, from the coding sequence ATGGCCGTCGACCTCAAGGGCCGGCACTTCCTCAAGGAGCTGGACTTCACTCCGGAGGAGTTCCGCCACCTCGTGGCGCTGGCCGCGGAGCTGAAGGCCGCCAAGAAGTCCGGTGCCGAGCAGCAGCGCCTGCGCGGCCGGAACATCGCCCTCGTCTTCGAGAAGACGTCCACCCGTACCCGCAGCGCCTTCGAGGTGGCCGCCGCCGACCAGGGCGCCTCCACCACCTACCTCGACCCGTCCGGCTCGCAGATCGGCCACAAGGAGTCGATCAGGGACACCGCCCGGGTGCTGGGGCGGATGTTCGACGGCATCCAGTACCGCGGGCACGGCCAGTCCGCCGTCGAGGAACTGGCCGCGTACGCCGGGGTCCCGGTGTGGAACGGCCTCACCGACGAGTGGCACCCCACCCAGATGCTCGCCGACGTGCTCACCATGACCGAGCACAACCCCAAGCCGCTGGCCGAGATCTCCTACGCCTACCTCGGCGACGCCCGCTACAACATGGGCAACTCGCTGCTGGTCACCGGCGCGCTGCTCGGCATGGACGTGCGGATCGCGGCGCCCGAGGCGATGTGGCCGCACGCCGACGTGATCGCCCGCGCGCGGGAGGTGGCCGGGAGCACCGGGGCGCGGATCACCCTCACCGAGGACGTGGAGGAGGGGGTGCGCGGCGTGGACCACGTGCACACCGACGTGTGGGTGTCGATGGGCGAGCCCAAGGAGGTCTGGGACGAGCGCATCCGGCTGCTCGCCCCGTACGCCGTGACCGCCGACGTGATGCGGGCCACCGGCAACCCCGAGGCCACCTTCCTGCACTGCCTGCCCGCGTTCCACGACCTCGGCACCGCCGTGGGCCGCGAGATCCACGCCCGGCACGGGCTGGACCACCTGGAGGTCTCCGACGAGGTCTTCGAGTCCGAGCGGTCCGTCGTCTTCGACCAGGCCGAGAACCGCATGCACACCATCAAGGCGGTCCTCGTCGCGACGCTCGGCTGA